The Candidatus Nitrosopumilus sp. SW genomic sequence TAGTTTTTTACCTTCTAATTCAAAGAAAATTGTTTGAACTGGTGAAAATTCATTTGAAACTAGTTGTGCAGAAATTTGTTTGGATTCTTCAGTGTTATCTAATAGAATAAAAGTCCTGTATCCATGATTTCTGTAAAAAATTGCTAAAGGCAAAACTGAATTTTTGTTATATGCTGCAATGACATTAAGTGGATTCATTGAGATATTTGGATCTTGTAAGAATTTGTCAAATGCATTTAGATACATTGAATCAGACATTGTTTCTACGATGATTACTGGTCTAGAGTTTGTTCCTATCTCTCTATCTACAATGGATTCTACTTGACCTCTTGATAATCCATACAAAATTGGCGTTAGTGTTTTATCATCTGCATTCCAATAATCATAAAATATTCTACTAAGATGCTTTCGTTTATCCAATTCCACAACAAGCAAATTGCCTGGAGTGTAATCAAAGATCATAAAAGGCGAATGTGTTGCATACAAAACTTGGTTTGAGCCTGCCAAGTTTTTTAACAAATCTGAAATTCCCATCTGTTGAGTTGGATGAAGATTTCTTGCTGGCTCATCTAAAAGTAAAATTGCTTCTTTTAATTCAGCTCTTTGTGTTTCTGCTGCAAAGTTTACAATAAAAGAAAATGTCCATTTGAAACCCTCTGCTCTTCTATTTAACAATCCTGTATTAGTTACTGTTCCATCTTTGTGCACATCTGAAATTACAACACTCATAATGTTTCCTGGATTGTATCTCAAGTCTACATGAATTGGATCCCCTTTCCATGCTGGATTTAATTTTCTAGTTAATCGATTACTTGCTGCATTTAGTAGTTTGATACATTTTGATGGGCTTTCTTTAACTTCTTCTAATTCATTCATGTCAAGTTCTGCTAGGTAGAAGAGATTCCTAACTGTCTCAGCCTTGTCAAATTCTTCTACATATTCAATAGAATCTGCTCTTTCTCCTTTCTCCTCTCTGAGATATTCGTTGAGATTTATGTTCCCATAGATTTTTTTATAATCTGAAAAATAAACAAATCTTGGATGAAGTTCTGATTCTATGAAATTTTGTAGGGCTGTTTTTTCGCTTTTCCCACTAAGTAAATTTGAAAATTGATTTTCTGGGCTCTCGTAGATTTTTTCCCACTCTTCAATTACTTTGGGCTCTTGAATTGCAATGACGTGAAATTGGTTACTAAACTCTGCCATTCCTCTATCAAATGATTCTTGATTATTTGGAACCTCTCCTTCAAAGAATGATGTGTCAATTTGAATTCTTAGATGATTTGGAATTGTATCTAAAAACTCGATAATCTGCTTTGAGAAGTTTTCCCATGAATTCAGTCCTTTATTTTCTTCCTCTCCAAGCTCAATATCGTCAAACTCATACTGGACTTTGGGATTTCTGTTTGATCTAAATAATCTGATTTTTTTCATTTCTGGAAGACTGGGGAATTTTTCTTTTAACATTTTAATCTCATGCTGATTTAATTCAAATTCTCCTTCTGCCAATCTAATTTCATCTTTGAGCTCTTCACTCATTTCATCACAAAGATCTAATTCTGAAACCTCTTCGTCCCTATTCAAAAGAGTTAGTGCTTGAAGAATGGTTGTTTTACCGCTTTCATTTCTTCCAACAAATGCTGCTAAATCCCCTACTGTAATCTCTCCAGAATCATGAATGCAACGATATGCTCTAACTCTGAATTTTCTAAGTCGCATCTAGCGATATTTAGTCGGCTACGATTTAACTCATTCGTCAAATTGATCTGAAGTCAATAGTTTTGCTAAATAGATATAGGGGAAACCATGATTTTAAACCAAATGGCATCAAAGAGAATTTTTGTCGTATTTATCTTACCAGTAATTTTCTCAATTGCTTTTGGTTCTGCCGTTATGGGTGATATTCTTCAAGAACCTGACCGCAAACTCAACATGATCCCTTCAATGTCTTTTTCAGGAAATTCACATAGCCCTGAGATTGAGATAATTGGACTCTCAAAATCATATTCTATTTCTGAACCTGTAGAGATATCTGTCAAAGTCTCTGATTCACATTTTGATTGTGGAGACTTGTATGTGACAATTTATTCTGGAAAAGATGTAATAACCCAAGGTGGATTTTTTGAGCAGTGCTTTGGTGAACGAAACGAACTAATTCCAATAGGAGAAAAATTCTCTAAACTAGTTGATATCCCTGGTTCATATGAAATTGTAGCAGAAATGGTTTCCAAAGATCTAACAAATATCTCAATTAGTGAAGAATTTACTGTTAAATAGGAATGGCTTTATGAAAAATATGAAAATAAATTTAAAAAATAAGGTGATTTGATGGCAAAGAAAAAAGATGAATTAGCAGATGAAGCACAAAAAATCAAGGCCGAACTTGATGCATTAAAAAAGAAAAAAGAAGTATTAGATTCCTCTCCTAAAAAGACTAAAGCAAAACCAGCAAAGAAAACAACAAAGAAAGCAGAAGCAAAACCGGCAAAGAAAACAACAAAGAAAGCAGAAGCAAAACCGGCAAAGAAAACAACAAAGAAAGCAGAAGCAAAACCGGCAAAGAAAACAACAAAGAAAGCAGAAGCAAAACCGGCAAAGAAAACAACAAAGAAAGCAGAAGCAAAACCTGCCAAGGAAAAAAAATTAACTAAAAAAGAACTTGAGGAGGCAAAAAAAGAGGCTGAAAAAACACTTGAAGAAGAATTAGAAGAAGAACTATCTGATGAAGAAATTGAAAATTTCCAAATTGAAAAAGTCGATATGGAAAGGTTAACCAACAAAGTTTGTGATATTTTAGCTGAACGTGAATCCGAAGGAATGTTTCAAAGTGAATTATGGAAAAAACTTAAACTCACAAGTCGTGATGGTTCTCGTTTAGCATTAAAGCTTGAAAGAATTGGTTTCATTACACGAGAGAAAATTCTTGAAAAGAATCGTTGGACTTACAAATTAATTTTAAAGAAAACCCCTATCAGCACACAATCTATTGAAAATTCACCGTGTTTAGTTTGTCCTGTTGAACAGAAGTGTTCACTTGAAGGTGAAATAAGTCCTAGAAATTGTCAGTTCATTGAAGATTGGGTAA encodes the following:
- a CDS encoding transcriptional regulator translates to MAKKKDELADEAQKIKAELDALKKKKEVLDSSPKKTKAKPAKKTTKKAEAKPAKKTTKKAEAKPAKKTTKKAEAKPAKKTTKKAEAKPAKKTTKKAEAKPAKEKKLTKKELEEAKKEAEKTLEEELEEELSDEEIENFQIEKVDMERLTNKVCDILAERESEGMFQSELWKKLKLTSRDGSRLALKLERIGFITREKILEKNRWTYKLILKKTPISTQSIENSPCLVCPVEQKCSLEGEISPRNCQFIEDWVIAEMKKPAKAK
- a CDS encoding AAA family ATPase, with product MRLRKFRVRAYRCIHDSGEITVGDLAAFVGRNESGKTTILQALTLLNRDEEVSELDLCDEMSEELKDEIRLAEGEFELNQHEIKMLKEKFPSLPEMKKIRLFRSNRNPKVQYEFDDIELGEEENKGLNSWENFSKQIIEFLDTIPNHLRIQIDTSFFEGEVPNNQESFDRGMAEFSNQFHVIAIQEPKVIEEWEKIYESPENQFSNLLSGKSEKTALQNFIESELHPRFVYFSDYKKIYGNINLNEYLREEKGERADSIEYVEEFDKAETVRNLFYLAELDMNELEEVKESPSKCIKLLNAASNRLTRKLNPAWKGDPIHVDLRYNPGNIMSVVISDVHKDGTVTNTGLLNRRAEGFKWTFSFIVNFAAETQRAELKEAILLLDEPARNLHPTQQMGISDLLKNLAGSNQVLYATHSPFMIFDYTPGNLLVVELDKRKHLSRIFYDYWNADDKTLTPILYGLSRGQVESIVDREIGTNSRPVIIVETMSDSMYLNAFDKFLQDPNISMNPLNVIAAYNKNSVLPLAIFYRNHGYRTFILLDNTEESKQISAQLVSNEFSPVQTIFFELEGKKLESIEDYIVLEDYLHPVNQTYEIKLRQEGFSNLTPEDVLAKEGKGNLEKLRKIWQEHSDDDWGKFNNEDITRYICEKIALEETSFLSDKTKDQFRSLYRLIAERIRQYQNVNTKSDLDKFQKAKA